The Suricata suricatta isolate VVHF042 chromosome 16, meerkat_22Aug2017_6uvM2_HiC, whole genome shotgun sequence genome contains the following window.
GATGATCCAGAAGCACCAGCGGCTGCTTTGGACCTTGGAGTCCCTGGTGACTGGGCGAGCCGTTCGAGAGGTTCGAGACAGGGATATCCCACTGGCCCAGCAGCTGCTGCAATACCATGCAGTCCAGGCATACACCCAGGAGGAGGCGCTGGCAGGCTGGGAGCCCATGGGTGAGAGCAGGAGTCCTGGTCCCCAGcgcctccctttctccctcatgAACCAGCAGGGCCTGTCTCGATTTCCTCATTTACTTTTACAGGGGTGATTGGTCTCATCTTGCCCCCAACGTTCTCCTTCCTCGAGATGATGTGGAGGATTTGCCCTGCCCTGGCTGTGGGTAATTGATGGGTCGGGTTCGAGGCAGGAGGGTGCTGATGGGGCCTGGACCCTTGGGTCTTCAGGAGGATGAGGCTGGGGGACCttgactcctgggtctgagggaggagggagctgggacTCGTGGGTCTGAGGGAAGAGGAGCCTGGGGCCCAGGACGCCAGGGTCTTTGAGCTGCCCACCTTTCCCAGGCTGTACTGTGGTGGTGCTGGTGTCCCCAGCCTCCCCGACACCCCTCCTCCTGGCCCAGCTGGCAGGCGAACTAGGCTCCTTCCCAGGAATCCTCAATGTGATCAGCGGCCCTGTGGCCCTGGGCCCCATCCTGGCCTCCCAGCCTGGAGTCCAGAAGGTGACCTTCTGTGGAGCCGTCGAGGTATCTTTGGGGTTAGGAGTGGGACACGACATGGCCGGGAGCCGGGGAGCCCACAAGGCCCCTCCCTCAGCTGAATCCGGCCGGGATCCTGTAGGAAGGACGTGCCCTTCGGCGGACCCTGGCGGGCCAAGGTGCCGAGCTGGGCCTGGCACTGGGGGCCGAGTCGCTGCTGGTGCTGACGGAGACAGCGGATGTGGACTCGGCCATCGAAGGCGTCGTGGATGCCGTCTGGTCCGACCGCAGCGCGGTGAGGCTCCCGCACTCGTGTGCCCCCGAGCCCTGGGGATCGTGCGTGTTCGTCTCCAGCCCTTGGGGCCTCGGGTCTCCACTGATGATGATTCTCAGTGTCTCAGcgtctctctctgcaccatcACGTGGGCGGGGCTCCCGCACCCCAGCTTTCTGCATTTCCACCTCCCGGTTCTCCAGTTTTTGCAGAGTGCTCAGGTCTCTTgttctttaagattctctccgTTTTTCTGAGTATCCGTGTCCCCAGCTTTCCAATCTTTGTCTTCACTCTGAATCACCAGCTTCTGTAACTTCACTTCCCGCCGGGGTTTGGGGCCTCGGTGAGTCCCTCGGGTCCCCAGCCACACCCCCTTGACCCTTGTCTGCTCTGAGAGTGTACCTCTCTGGGGGCACGTCCCCCCAATGGGAACCCCGACTTTGCCCACCCTGACATCCCCTTTCCTCACAGGGGGGACTCAGGCTCCTCATCCAGGAGTCCGTGTGGGACGAGGTGACGAGGCGGCTCCAGGAGCGGATGGGCCGGCTTCGGGTCGGTCGAGGGCTGGACGGGGCCGTGGACATGGGGGCTCGAGGGGCTGCCTCACATGACCTGGCCCATCACTATGTGCGCGAGGCCGTGTGTCAGGGCGCACAGGTGAGCAAGGCACGCAGACTCCCCGGGTACCAGGGAAGGAGGGACCTGGAGACCcaactcctgggtctgagggaggaggggctgggagggtgaACTTGTagatcttttctttcccctcaggTGTTCCAGGCTGGCGATGTTCCCACAGTCAGCCCATTCTTCCCCCCAACTTTGGTCTTCGACTTGCCCCCAGCTTCCCCATGTACCCAGGCAGAGGTGAGTCCTTCAGAGCCTCAGAAATCTGGTTCCGTCCATGCATCTGCAGCCACATGTGGGCAGCAATGCTACacctgcaggggctcctggggtgaCCATTTGGTCCGGGTCTGGGGGCTGCTGACTGTTATAGGCTGGCCACCGACTGGGTGGGGtgtgagggcagggggaggagctggCCAGCCCACCTGAGCTCCGTCGTCACCCCTTCCAGGTGCCCTGGCCTGTGGTCGTGGCCTCCCCGTTCCGCACAGCTAAGGAGGCACTGGCCGTGGCCAACGGGACGCCCCGAGGAGGCAGTGCCAGTGTGTGGAGTGAGAGACTAGGGCTGGCCTTGGAGCTGGGCTACGGGTCAGTGGGCGCCCACTGGGCACAGAAGGCAGTCTCTTGGGGGGGGCAGGTAGGCTCAagcttctgctctttctcttggtctttttttttttttatgttgtattatttttgagagagagagagacagcgtgagcaggggagggtcagagagagggagacacaaactcggaagataggctccaggctctgagctagctgtcagcacagagcccgacgcggggctcaaacccacgaaccgcgggatcatgacctgagccgaaggcagatgttcaaccaactgagccaccaggcgcccctctttctctcGGTCTTGAGGTCACCATTCCACTCTCCGGGTCTCTGggtctctccccaccctgcccctctgaCCCCTTCCCCCTGCAACTTTCCGTGCTAATatcctcctctcccccaacagGCTCCGGGTGGGCACAGTCTGGATCAATGCCCACGGCCTTGGAAACGCTGAAGTGCCCACAGGCGGCTGCAAGGAGAGTGGGTCTTGCTGGCACGGGGGCCCAGACGTGAgcaccctcctcctgccccccatcGGCACCCCCTTCAACCGCCCAGTGTCCACCTCGCACCCTTGTGACGCTCTACCCCTTTCCCAGGGGCTGTACGAATACCTGCGGCCGTCAGGAACCCCTGCCCGGCTGCCTTGCCCTCCTGAGAACCTGAACTATGACACCTTTGGCCTTGCCGTCACCCCAACCCTACCATCTGGGCCTGAAACAGGACCCAGGTGAGCggttggggggggggctgcaATTCCCAGAATCCCTGGGGGCacgggagggctggggaggggaagttGTGGCAGGCTCCCCATGGCCTGGAGGAGGGGTCCATTAGGGACGTCCTGAGGGGGACCCTGAGTCCTGTCCAGAATCGCATTCTCAGTCTTGTGGCTTCACACCCGCTCCCCCTCACCCCATGCCTGATGGGAGCCCCCGTTCTGCTAAAGGGAGGAGTAACCTCCCAGAGGTTCAGTGGGTGGAGCCTGGGGTCAGAGTAGGCCTCACCCAGCCACCCTCAACCCCCTCACCTTGCTCCAGCCCAGCGGCCCCCTATGGGCTCTTCATCGGGGGCCGTTTCCAAGCTCCCGGGGCCCGGAGCTCCAGACCCGTCCAGGATTTGCAAGGCACCCTCCATAGCTATGTGGCCGAGGGCGGAGCCAAGGACATTCGAGGTGCCGTGGAGGCCGCTCACCAGGCCGCCCCCGGGTAAGGGGACTCCCGCGGGAAAACCCAGAGGTCGTGGGGCATTAGAGGAGGGTAGTCTGAGACCCCCAAGGGCTGATGCCGCCTGGGGTCTGGGTCCTGAGGGCTGGTGGGTCATGAGATCCGAGATCCCAAAGCTGACAGGTTATGGGTagcgcccctcccccatgcagaTGGGCCGTGGGGTCTGGAGCCCCACGGTAGGGGCTGCAGAcagagctggggcgcctggaaAGAACCAGGAGCAGGAAGCCGCCTGGTAACAGGCACCTCGCGTCCCACAGCTGGGTGAGCCAGACACCGGGGGCCCGGGCAGCCCTGCTGTGGGCCCTGGCAGGTGCCCTGGAGCGCCGGGAGCCCGCCCTCACCTCGAGGCTGGAGAGGCACGGAGTGGAGCTGAAGGCCGCCAAGGTGGAGGTGGAGCTGAGCGCGAGGCGGCTTCGGGCCTGGGGGGCCCGCGCGCAGGCCCAAGGCCACGTCCTGCAGGTGAGCGGTTCTGGGGGCCGGCGGTGGGGCGGGCAGGGTGCAGCAGAGGCCAGACCacggagcccgactcggggcttgatcccccgaccctgggatcatgacctgaactgaaataaaaagccagacgcttaactgactgagccacccaggtgccccgccatgatttcttttttttcaacagAACAGGAAATATAGGGTGCCTTGCACAGAGTGTTGCTTGGTGTGactttggtttcatttatataCACGATAGGCAACTAAATACAGATAGCGCGTTGATATGAAACACACAGTGGGTCCGTGAGGGAAGGCTGAGGGCGGCGCCTGTGTGGCTTTGCTGGTTGAGCCTCCAAcctcggctgaggtcatgatctcacagtaggtgagttcgagccctgcatcgggcttgctgctgtcggcacagagcctgcttgggatcttctgttcccctctctctctgcccctcccctgcttgtgctctgtttctatctcccAAGAGTgcataaacgttaaaagaaaatttttttttaagaaaagaaatgagagataaTGGAGGGAACACCCACTgattcagtcagtagagcatgtgacttttttttttaagttttatctatttattttgagagcgagggagagatggagaatgcATGCTTGGGCacgag
Protein-coding sequences here:
- the ALDH16A1 gene encoding aldehyde dehydrogenase family 16 member A1, with translation MAATRAQPSTREIFTTLEYGPVPESHACALAWLDTQDRHLGHYVNGKWLKPEHRNSVPCQDPITGENLASCLQAQAEDVAAAVEAARTAWENWSGLPGASRAQHLTRLAKMIQKHQRLLWTLESLVTGRAVREVRDRDIPLAQQLLQYHAVQAYTQEEALAGWEPMGVIGLILPPTFSFLEMMWRICPALAVGCTVVVLVSPASPTPLLLAQLAGELGSFPGILNVISGPVALGPILASQPGVQKVTFCGAVEEGRALRRTLAGQGAELGLALGAESLLVLTETADVDSAIEGVVDAVWSDRSAGGLRLLIQESVWDEVTRRLQERMGRLRVGRGLDGAVDMGARGAASHDLAHHYVREAVCQGAQVFQAGDVPTVSPFFPPTLVFDLPPASPCTQAEVPWPVVVASPFRTAKEALAVANGTPRGGSASVWSERLGLALELGYGLRVGTVWINAHGLGNAEVPTGGCKESGSCWHGGPDGLYEYLRPSGTPARLPCPPENLNYDTFGLAVTPTLPSGPETGPSPAAPYGLFIGGRFQAPGARSSRPVQDLQGTLHSYVAEGGAKDIRGAVEAAHQAAPGWVSQTPGARAALLWALAGALERREPALTSRLERHGVELKAAKVEVELSARRLRAWGARAQAQGHVLQVAEQRGPVLRLREPLGVLAIVCPDEWPLLAFVSLLAAALAHGNTVVLVPSGVCPIPALDICQDMAALLPAGLVNVVTGDRDHLTRCLALHQDVQALWYFGSAQGSQFVEWASAGNLKPVWVNRGRPRAWDQEAQGAGPELGLRAARTKALWLPMGD